One genomic segment of Corynebacterium durum includes these proteins:
- a CDS encoding MarR family winged helix-turn-helix transcriptional regulator → MNEPRWLSDEEQALWRLCLASVRKASRCIDETLQRGYELSTPEFAVLVSLSESPHHEIRLRDLCSDLNWDRSRTSHQITRMERRGLVRKQKCAGDARGVVVELTDEGQRRLEKAAPAHVESVRQLLFDHLTEEEARALKGFMEKVINVKGIPGAET, encoded by the coding sequence ATGAATGAACCGCGCTGGCTTAGTGATGAAGAACAAGCGCTATGGCGCTTGTGTTTGGCGTCTGTGCGTAAAGCAAGTCGCTGCATAGATGAGACTTTGCAAAGAGGATATGAACTATCGACCCCAGAGTTTGCGGTTTTGGTTAGTTTGTCTGAAAGTCCACACCATGAAATTAGGCTTCGTGACCTGTGTAGCGACCTCAACTGGGATCGCAGCCGCACGTCACATCAAATCACCAGGATGGAGCGCAGGGGGCTTGTGCGCAAGCAAAAATGCGCCGGTGATGCCCGAGGTGTGGTTGTGGAACTGACGGATGAAGGGCAACGCAGATTAGAAAAAGCAGCTCCGGCTCATGTTGAGTCAGTACGACAGTTGCTCTTTGACCACCTCACTGAGGAAGAAGCACGAGCGCTCAAGGGCTTCATGGAGAAGGTGATCAACGTGAAGGGCATCCCTGGTGCGGAAACCTAA
- a CDS encoding PspC domain-containing protein, with product MSNLPKLSRRLHRSRTNRMIAGVLGGIAETYGWDANVLRLLFVLSWLLPGPQFILYFVAWVLMPDDNSLGF from the coding sequence ATGTCGAACCTCCCGAAGCTGTCACGCAGGCTACACCGCAGCCGGACCAACCGTATGATTGCGGGTGTGCTGGGTGGCATCGCTGAAACCTATGGCTGGGACGCTAACGTACTGCGTCTGCTTTTTGTCTTGTCGTGGCTGCTTCCTGGCCCCCAGTTCATCCTGTACTTCGTTGCCTGGGTCCTGATGCCGGACGATAACTCTTTGGGCTTTTAG